One window of Natronomonas salsuginis genomic DNA carries:
- a CDS encoding ABC transporter permease produces the protein MRDRGTAESVPLVGKIKDRVINHYLVRNTIGGLQIMLSENSVRFWFSILVLIAALGIFGPIVAPYDYDERHTGDDGTLKISEPPSLEHPLGTNDTGQDVFSILLYGARPTLITGALGFIMISLIGGTVGVTSGYVGGTVDNLLMRFTDLAYGIPLIPFALVALAFFGIGFYSSILVITLIIWRGSARVIRSQVLQVKERPYVLAAKATGASTPRIILKHILPNVGTMVMLFGAIGVGATILIQASLAYIGVANTEIPSWGMMIQNAQSAGMVSTAWWWSIPPGMLISVTVLATFMFARGYERVARQTDSGAAVVGV, from the coding sequence ATGCGAGATAGAGGCACAGCGGAATCGGTACCCCTTGTGGGAAAAATAAAAGACAGAGTAATCAACCACTATTTGGTGCGGAATACAATCGGTGGTCTACAAATAATGTTAAGTGAAAATTCAGTTAGATTCTGGTTTTCAATTTTAGTTCTCATTGCAGCCTTAGGGATATTTGGACCAATAGTTGCACCCTATGATTATGACGAGCGACATACTGGGGACGATGGAACCCTGAAAATCAGTGAACCACCATCTTTAGAACATCCCCTTGGGACGAATGATACTGGCCAGGACGTGTTTTCAATATTACTGTACGGAGCGCGTCCGACACTAATTACGGGCGCTCTTGGTTTCATCATGATCTCACTAATTGGTGGAACGGTTGGAGTTACTTCAGGGTATGTAGGCGGAACGGTTGATAATCTGCTCATGCGCTTTACCGACCTCGCATATGGTATCCCTTTGATACCATTCGCCCTCGTTGCCCTCGCATTTTTTGGGATAGGGTTCTACAGCTCCATTCTTGTAATTACATTAATAATTTGGAGAGGCTCTGCTCGTGTGATACGTTCTCAAGTGTTACAAGTGAAAGAACGTCCGTATGTCTTAGCAGCTAAGGCTACAGGCGCTAGCACGCCCCGAATAATTCTTAAACACATATTACCAAATGTCGGGACTATGGTGATGCTCTTTGGTGCAATTGGAGTCGGGGCGACGATACTCATCCAAGCAAGTTTGGCTTACATAGGAGTGGCCAATACGGAGATACCTTCCTGGGGTATGATGATCCAGAATGCACAATCTGCCGGGATGGTTTCTACCGCGTGGTGGTGGTCAATTCCGCCCGGTATGTTGATATCAGTAACCGTACTGGCGACGTTTATGTTCGCACGTGGATATGAGCGCGTAGCAAGACAAACTGATAGTGGTGCAGCTGTCGTAGGTGTCTAA
- a CDS encoding GAF domain-containing protein — translation MSDPEGTLAVSDALGERWADEPAYDTFEFRSYLGTTISVDGELYGTLCFGDTAALEEPIRDKERTLIEMHGQEYRTRWSSGIGCRLGQHVSTRSKDALCLRTPSIR, via the coding sequence ATCTCCGATCCGGAGGGAACACTGGCCGTCAGCGACGCCCTTGGTGAAAGGTGGGCAGATGAGCCAGCATATGACACATTCGAGTTCAGGAGTTACCTCGGGACGACTATCTCGGTCGACGGGGAACTCTATGGCACGCTCTGTTTTGGGGACACCGCCGCTCTTGAAGAACCGATTAGGGACAAAGAGAGAACCCTCATCGAGATGCACGGCCAGGAGTATCGTACACGTTGGAGCTCTGGGATAGGCTGCCGACTCGGACAACACGTCTCGACACGATCGAAGGACGCGCTGTGTCTTCGGACGCCATCGATTCGATGA